A genomic segment from Nicotiana sylvestris chromosome 1, ASM39365v2, whole genome shotgun sequence encodes:
- the LOC104225094 gene encoding uncharacterized protein → MDRRSSIESEGSVHLEINELNGRLSVVESGGPTIFEPQSPMETKNSSTANSVSPKRPTIRAPEKKITLFALRLAVLEKAATGLGTLGFIWATVVLLGGFAITLNTSDFWVITTILLIEGTRIFSRSHELEWQHQATWSIADVGISSFRAIKSSTRTIVNALKTIFKPISDVAKGSRHVNNREIARNSKWNKQKQPTRTWTSSEVPLLPYARWMFVARNVSKMLYWLQILSATACLVLSLMKLVLRNFGEVAKGDTDKRNRKSALLIFYSLAFTEALLFLLEKAYWEWKISFCSLLEKVNKECELGPSGMTSVRRFFYDAYSKSVNGSIFDGLKMDMVSFAIELLASNSPDEQLIGAKILRKFAASPRFCDDTLQKIGTNIVVMERLVEMLNWKDIQEEELRLSAAEIISKLTGKKQNSLRVAGIPGAMESISSLLQISRGPTGANDEICEKRIIFDNENYGFWTFNHLGLLILKKLARDHDNCGKIGNTRGLLPKIIEFTQAGERLLRDESATPTQILTLKRSLQVVKMLASTAGATGKELRKEISEIVFTISNIRDLLRYGEKYPTLQHLGIEILKSLALEDDATERIGGTGGILKELCNIFFKDSTPNNRGQVRTAAGEALAMLALESKNNCHTILKLKVTGKLVEALEVPLLRVNAARILRNLCVYSGSGYFEELRELAVAGPTVLKAIMTEENKLQEVMMGVGAHIFKFITPEESSIMFQRAKIQEAELAAKLVEILRKHQHPSIKVPRIRRFVIELSIWMMRDKRTNVQAFRNLGLERELEYIIETTSELESFNVFSGTVGMNRHTVTIHALVDTAMKLLAGEKE, encoded by the exons atggatCGTAGATCATCGATAGAGAGCGAAGGAAGTGTTCATCTAGAGATAAATGAACTTAATGGAAGACTAAGTGTGGTAGAAAGTGGAGGTCCAACAATCTTTGAACCTCAAAGTCCAATGGAAACAAAGAACAGCAGCACAGCTAATTCTGTTTCTCCGAAAAGGCCAACGATTCGTGCACCGGAGAAAAAGATTACCCTTTTTGCTCTGAGGCTAGCAGTGCTTGAAAAAGCAGCAACTGGATTAGGAACACTTGGTTTCATATGGGCAACAGTTGTTCTTCTTGGTGGCTTTGCTATCACTTTGAACACTTCAGATTTTTGGGTCATAACTACTATACTTTTAATAGAAGGAACAAGAATCTTTAGTAGGAGTCATGAGCTTGAGTGGCAACACCAAGCAACATGGTCTATTGCTGATGTTGGAATCAGTAGCTTTCGCGCGATCAAATCCagcactagaaccattgtcaatGCTCTAAAAACAATTTTCAAGCCTATTTCTGATGTTGCAAAGGGAAGTAGGCATGTTAACAATAGAGAAATTGCAAGGAATTCAAAGTGGAATAAGCAGAAGCAGCCAACTCGAACGTGGACTAGTTCTGAGGTTCCTCTGCTTCCATACGCGAGATGGATGTTCGTAGCAAGAAATGTTAGCAAAATGCTGTATTGGCTCCAAATACTATCTGCAACAGCATGTTTGGTGCTATCATTGATGAAGCTTGTATTGAGGAACTTTGGTGAAGTGGCCAAAGGAGATACCGATAAGAGGAATAGGAAAAGTGCTCTACTTATATTCTATTCCCTCGCCTTCACGGAGGCATTGCTTTTTCTATTGGAAAAAGCCTATTGGGAATGGAAGATCAGCTTTTGTAGTCTGTTGGAGAAGGTGAACAAAGAGTGTGAATTGGGACCATCAGGTATGACTTCAGTCAGACGGTTTTTTTATGATGCTTATTCGAAAAGTGTTAATGGGAGCATATTTGATGGTCTAAAGATGGATATGGTTTCATTTGCTATTGAACTCTTAGCCTCTAACTCACCTGATGAGCAACTCATTGGTGCTAAAATCTTGCGAAAATTTGCTGCGAGTCCACGGTTTTGTGATGACACACTTCAGAAGATTGGAACAAACATAGTAGTAATGGAGAGGTTGGTTGAGATGCTGAATTGGAAAGACATACAAGAAGAAGAGTTAAGGCTATCAGCAGCAGAGATTATATCAAAGCTTACTGGTAAAAAGCAAAATTCTCTTCGTGTCGCGGGTATACCTGGTGCTATGGAGTCCATATCTTCACTTCTTCAAATCAGCAGGGGTCCTACTGGAGCAAATGATGAAATCTGTGAAAAGAGGATTATCTTTGACAATGAAAATTATGGATTTTGGACATTCAATCATTTGGGGCTGCTCATTTTAAAGAAACTTGCTCGTGACCACGATAACTGTGGAAAGATAGGCAATACTAGAGGTCTTCTGCCCAAAATTATAGAGTTCACACAAGCAGGAGAGAGATTACTAAGAGATGAATCAGCAACGCCAACGCAGATATTGACACTTAAACGATCTCTCCAGGTCGTGAAGATGCTGGCAAGCACAGCAGGCGCCACAGGTAAAGAGCTAAGGAAAGAAATTTCAGAGATAGTTTTCACTATTAGCAACATCAGGGACTTACTAAGATATGGGGAGAAATACCCTACTCTACAACACTTGGGAATAGAGATCTTGAAAAGTCTTGCATTGGAAGATGATGCAACAGAGAGAATTGGAGGAACTGGAGGAATCCTTAAGGAGTTGTGCAACATTTTTTTCAAGGACTCCACACCTAACAACCGCGGTCAAGTAAGAACAGCAGCAGGAGAAGCACTAGCTATGTTGGCACTTGAAAGCAAGAACAACTGCCATACGATATTGAAACTCAAGGTCACTGGAAAGCTCGTCGAAGCATTGGAAGTTCCATTGCTTCGAGTAAATGCAGCAAGAATCTTGAGAAACTTATGTGTCTACAGTGGATCAGGTTACTTTGAAGAATTGAGAGAACTTGCTGTTGCAGGACCAACT GTACTCAAAGCAATAATGACAGAGGAAAACAAGTTACAGGAAGTAATGATGGGAGTAGGTGCACATATATTCAAGTTTATAACACCAGAAGAGTCAAGCATCATGTTCCAGAGAGCGAAAATTCAAGAAGCTGAATTGGCTGCAAAACTTGTTGAGATTCTTAGGAAACATCAACATCCATCAATTAAGGTTCCAAGAATTAGGAGGTTTGTCATAGAATTGTCGATCTGGATGATGAGGGATAAAAGAACAAACGTTCAAGCGTTCAGAAATCTGGGATTGGAAAGGGAACTGGAGTACATTATAGAAACCACATCAGAGCTAGAGAGCTTTAATGTTTTCTCAGGAACAGTTGGAATGAATCGACACACTGTGACTATTCATGCGCTGGTTGATACTGCAATGAAGTTGTTGGCTGGGGAAAAAGAATGA
- the LOC104225095 gene encoding uncharacterized protein → MGSKAPEADGYKLWYSGRVRDKNGVDILVDMDLRELVVEVKRVNDRLMAITLVVGRSTLNVISAYEEISMVTVGRPLGVMTMCMGFGFGVRNGGGTSLLDCAKAFDLVIVKSCFPKREEHLVTFKNSLAKT, encoded by the exons ATGGGTTCTAAGGCTCCAGAGGCTGATGGATATAAATTGTGGTACTCAGGCCGCGTGAGGGATAAGAATGGGGTAGACATCTTGGTTGACATGGATCTTAGGGAGCTAGTGGTAGAAGTTAAGAGGGTGAATGACAGGTTGATGGCTATTACGCTGGTTGTGGGAAGATCTACTTTAAACGTGATTAGTGCTTAT gaggagatttcaatggtcacaGTGGGGCGTCCTCTAGGGGTTATGACGATGTGCATGGGCTTTGGTTTTGGAGTTAGGAACGGAGGTGGTACTTCGCTGTTGGACTGTGCTAAAGCCTTTGATTTGGTGATTGTTAAATCGTGCTTTCCGAAGAGGGAAGAGCACTTGGTCACCTTCAAGAATTCATTGGCCAAGACTTAA